TCAATGTTGAATGTTCTGGCCTCATCGCGAGCATGCCCGCACACATTTGATTTGTGGTGTTTTTGAGTTTTACCGTCCGTAGCCCCGTCGAAACTTTCTCGCACGCCCGGCAGTCATCAAAAGACAGAGGCTGTCCGAGGGTTACATAGACGGGAGGCGACATGGCGGCGATTCATATTGGTATTTCAGGCTGGCGCTACACGCCTTGGCGGGGGGAGTTCTACCCGAAGGGGCTGACCCAGAAGCGCGAATTGCAATTCGCTTCACGGGCAGTGAACAGCATCGAAATCAATGGATCGTTTTACGCCCTGCAACGGCCAGAACGTTATGCCCAGTGGTACGACGAAACCCCGGCGGGCTTCGTCTTCAGCGTCAAGGCGCCGCGTTTTATCACCCACATCAAGCGCTTGCGGGACATTCATAAGCCGCTGGCGAATTTCTTCGCTTCCGGGGTGCTGGAACTCAAGGAAAAACTCGGCCCGATCCTCTGGCAGTTTCCACCCAACTTCAAATTCGACCCGCAATTGTTCGAAAGCTTTCTCGAACAATTACCCCACGACACGGAACAGGCCGCCGCCCTCGCCCGCCAACATGAGCCGCGCCTGAATGGTCACGCCAGCATGAAGGCCTACGGCAAAAAGCCGCTGCGCCATGCCGTGGAAATTCGCCACGAAAGTTTTGTCGATCCCGCCTTCATCCGTCTGCTCAAACGCTACAACACTGCGCTGGTCATCGCCGACACCGCCGGAAAATGGCCGTACCGCGAAGACCTCACCAGTGATTTCGTCTATCTGCGCCTGCACGGTGCCGAAGAGCTCTACGCCAGCGGTTACACCCCACAAGCGCTGCAACGCTGGGGTGACCGGATCGAGGCCTGGTATCACGGACAGCAACCGGCAGATCCGCAATTGATCGCGCCTCGGCAAAAACCCAAAACACGCAGATCCCGTGAGGTGTTCTGTTATTTCGATAACGACATAAAAGTCCGGGCACCCTTCGATGCGCGCCGCCTGCTTGAGCGTTTGCATCTCGACAAAGACCTTGCCACTGCCCCCGGCGAACCCGCTGCCGAAGGAGTGCTGCCATGAGCATTCCCGAACCGGTCGGCACAACGGATGAACAGCAACCCATCATCAGCACCGTGAGTCGTTTTACCGTGCTGACGGTCAACACCCACAAGGGTTTCACCGCGCTCAACCGACGCTTCATCCTGCCCGAATTGCGCGAAGCGGTACGCAGTGTGTCCGCCGACGTGGTGTTTTTGCAGGAGGTCCATGGCACTCACGAACATCATCCACAGCGCTACCTCAATTGGCCGGCAATGCCTCAGTACGAATTCCTGGCCGATACCCTGTGGCCGCAATTTGCCTATGGGCGCAACGCAGTCTACCCGGCGGGCGATCACGGCAATGCGCTGTTGTCGAAGTTTCAGATCATTCGCCACGACAACCTCGACGTTTCCATCCACGGCCATGAGAACCGTGGAATCCTGCATTGCGTGCTGCGCATGCCCGGCGATGGCCGGGAAGTGCATGCCATTTGCGTCCATCTGGGGCTGCGCGAAAGTCACCGCAAGGCACAACTCAAGCTGCTGAGCCAACGTATGGAAGAGTTGCCGGAGGATGCCCCGGTGGTGGTGGCCGGCGACTTCAACGACTGGCGCCTGCGCGCCGATGCGCTGCTCAAGCCCTGCGGTTTGCGTGAAGTATTCGCTGAGTTGCATGGCAAACCAGCACGCAGTTTCCCGGCGCGTTTGCCCGCGCTGCGCCTGGACCGCATCTACGTGCGCGACCTCAAGGCCAGCCATCCGCAAGTACTGGCGGCACGACCCTGGTCACACCTTTCCGACCATGCACCGCTATCGGTGGAGATCGAGCTATGACCGGCCCACTGATGGAAAAAACCACGATCGAACACGTCTCCGCGCCTCCGCCGGTACGCAAGCCCGCAGTGGCTGACGTCGAATATGGTTGGCACGGTAACAATCGCGTCGAATTGCTGGAGAACGGCGAGGAATACTTTCCACGAGTGTTTGAAGCGCTGCGCCAGGCCCAGAGTGAAATCCTGCTGGAGACCTTCATTGTATTCGAGGACAAGGTCGGTAATGAGCTGCAAAAAATCCTGATTGAAGCGGCTCAACGCGGCGTGCGCATCACCGTCAACCTCGACGGTTTCGGCTGTGGCGAACTGAGCACGGAGTACCTCGCGGCGCTGAGCAATGCAGGTGTGCGTCTGCAAATATTCGACCCCGCCCCGCGTCACTTTGGCATTCGCACCAATTGGTTCCGCCGCCTGCACCGCAAGATTGTGGTGGTCGACGGCACGATTGCGTTCCTCGGCGGAATCAACTTTTCCGCCGACCATTTGGCCGACTTCGGCCCCGAGGCCAAACAGGATTATTCGGTTGAAGTGCAAGGCCCGGCGGTGGCAGACATTCATCATTTCGCCTTGCTGCAAAGCGGTCGTCCGGCTCGGGCCAAGTACTGGTGGCAGCGTCGCAGACAGAGGCGCGCGGAACTGGCGGTCAGCGATCATGATGGTCAGGTACGGCTGGTGTATCGCGACAATGGCGAACATCAGGGCGATATCGAAGAGGTGTACTTGCGGGTACTGCGCGGTGCCCGGCATCGCGTGGTCATCGCCAACGCCTACTTCTTTCCTGGCTATCGGCTGCTGCGGGAGATCCGCAATGCGGCGCGCCGAGGGGTCGAGGTGCGCCTGATTCTTCAGGGGCAACCGGATCTGCGGGTGGCCAGGCTCGCCGCGCGCATGACCTACGACTATCTGCTGCGGGCCGGGGTAGCGATTTACGAATATTGCGACCGTCCCCTGCATGGCAAAGTCGCCCTGGTCGACGAGGACTGGAGCACTGTCGGCTCAAGTAACCTCGACCCGCTGAGCCTGTCCCTGAATCTGGAGGCCAACGTGTTGATCCGCGACCGAGCCTTCAACCGCGACCTGTTCGAGCGTCTCGACGAATTGAGCAGCAACCACTGCAAGGTCATGTCGGCGGACAAGGCGCCTCGTGGACGGATCTGGGACATGACCATCGGTTTTCTGGTGTTTCACTTCCTGCGGCATTTCCCGGCATGGGCCGGTTGGTTGCCGGCGCACAAACCGCGCTTGAAACCCTTCATTCATCCGGCCGGGAGCGATAAGGCATGAGCCATTCCGATGCACGGCCTGCCCCTCACTCCGACGCGCCGCGAAAATCCCATTGGCACCGTTGGAAAAAGCCGCTGACGATGCTGTTTTTTTTGGCGTTGATCGTTTTGTTCACGATGCTCGCCGAACGCATCGAATGGGGCGAAGTGTTCGATACCCTGGCCGACTTCAAGGTGCGCACACTGATCATTGCGTCCGGGGTGACGCTGATGAGTTTTCTGGTCTATGCCTGTTTCGACCTGATCGGCCGCACCTACATCCGGCAGAACCTGACCTGGCGACAGATCCTCCCGGTAGGGATTATCAGCTACGCCTTCAACCTCAACCTGAGCGCCTGGGTCGGCGGCATCGCCATGCGTTATCGGCTGTATTCACGGCTCGGTGTGAGCAAAAGCAACATCGCGAAAATCCTCGGGCTAAGCCTGGCGACCAACTGGTTCGGTTACATGGTGATTGCCGGCACCGTGTTCAGCAGCGGACTGGTGAGAATGCCGCCAGGCTGGAAGCTGAGCAGCGGTGCCCTGCAAGGCGTGGGCGCGTTATTGCTGCTGTTGAGCGCGGGGTATCTGGCCGCCTGCCGATTTTCCAGGCGGCGGGAGTGGTCGATTCGCGGCGTGGAAATCAACCTGCCGTCACTGCACATGGCGGTCCTGCAACTGGCCCTCGGCGCGCTGAACTGGTCGCTGATGGCGGCGGTAATCTTTACCCTGCTGCCGAGCAAACTGGATTATCCGCTGGTGCTTGGCGTGTTGCTGATCAGCGCCATTGCCGGGGTCATCACCCACATTCCGGCCGGGCTCGGTGTGCTGGAGGCGGTGTTCGTGGCATTGCTGCAACATGAGGTCTCGCGGGGAAGCCTGGTGGCGGGGTTGCTCGCTTATCGGGCGATCTATTTCCTCCTGCCGCTGCTGATTACCGTGGTGATGTACCTGGTGGTGGAAGCCAAGGCCAAGTCGTTGCGGATCCAGAAGAAACCTTCTTGAAAGATTAGTTGAAACGGATGCCGCTTTCGCGAGCAAGAACACCGCAAACCTCAACGCGACTGAATAATGCTCAACCGCTCGCCCACCACCATTTCCGTGATCCAGCCCACCAGGATCGAGGTGTACGCCTGTTGCGAGACAGGCTCGCTCAAGGCGTGATCGGCACCATCGATAATCCGGTGAGTCAGCGAGTGGGTCTGCTGACACGCCGCGCGGTAACTCATGATGGTCGCGTGGGGCACATAGGCGTCGGTCTCGGACTCCACCAGCAACACATCCCCGGTAAATTGCGAACAGGCATGCAGCGCGCGATTGCTGTCAGCGTGGACCCGCGTGCTGCGGTAATCGCGCAAATCGAGCTTGTCCAGCTCACGCTTGGGCGTGTGCCAGAAGTCGTCGCGATACAACGCCGGCACCCGCAGCGCCAGCCAGCGCACCGGGCGCAAGGAGGTCAGGATCGCCGCCAGATAACCGCCATAACTGGTACCCACCACAGCGACCGCAGAGGTATCGAGCGCCGGATGCGCGAGCAAGCGGTCGTAGGCCGCCAGCAGGTCACGCAGGTTGTCTTCGCGGGTTACCCGGGACAACGGAATACCGGTCCCGCCGGTGTGGCCGCGCAAGTCGAACGTCAGGCACACGCAACCCAACCCGGCGATGCCTTTGGCGCGCTCCAGGTCGCGCTCCTGACTGCCGCCCCAGCCATGAACGAAAAGCACACCCGGGACTTTCGATTTGGGGCTGAGGAAGGTTCCGCTCATCTGCTCATCATCGATGTCGATCGCAATGGTTTCGCTTCTAGCCGTCATAGGATTTTACCGTTACGTACTTGAGAAGAAAGTCACCGTGTTCCGCTGGCCCGCGGTAGACCTCAATGGTGTTGGCCGGCAGCGGTTGATCGGTATAGGTTTCGACCGACGACACGCGAATCGCCTGCAGGCCGGGGTCATTGACGAAACTCTGCAGCGCCGCGACTTCGGCACTGCTGGCACCGCCCAGGCGCCAGGATTGTTCGAGCACGCCGCTGCGTTGTTTGCCATCGCAATCCAGCCCCTGGGCGATGTCGTAGTTGCGCCGCGAGGCGTAGAACCCGGGGTAGGCTTCATCGGCCGCGCTGTCGAATACCTGCGCCTGCTGGATCGCCAGCCTCGTGTCGTCCGGTAGTTCCAGCGCCAGCAGGTCCTCGTAATAACCCTGCACCACCAATAGGTTGGACCCTCCATAAACCTGATCGCCCTGACCGTCTTCGGTCAAGTATTGATCACCGCAATAACTCAGCACCTTGTCGCCGATAAAACTCTGACCGACGCTATGGGTGACCACCTCGGTCAAGTCTTGTTCCAGCACCACACCTTCGGTGAACAATGTTTTGGCATCGGGACGAGCGAGGATGGCATCGAACTGGTCGAGGCTTTTGATCACTTCCTGACCGCGTCCGGCGCAGGCATGAATAGGCTTCATGCGGATCGGCCCACTGTAGAGCAGGTGTTCCGCCGCCGGGCGAGCATCCTCCAGGGAGAACACGCTGAGGCCGTCGAGCACGACGCTGCGCACCCGTTCGGAAAATATCGACGACCAGCCTTCGGGCGCGAACGCATAGCGGTTCAACAACCCATGGCTGATGGCTTTGGTGCAGATGAAATCGTGGTCGACGTAACCGCCCCACAAATCCTCCGGCCCTTTGACGCCCAACCGCCGGGCGGCAGCAACGCCCACCAGAGTTTGGGTCGGCAATAGATAAACATCACGGCCGCTGTGCAGTTCCAAGTCATAACTGCCGCCGTACTCGAGCCCGACGACCTGCGCCAGCCAACGGGCCAGTGCGCGATTGGTTTCGACTTCGTGCAGTGGGGCGTGGGGGCGCACCGAATGGGCGAGCACCAGTTTCTTGCGGTTTGTTGGGGTCATGCGTTCCCCTTCAATCTGCGCTTGATAAATGTAGCTCAAGGAGGTGCAGAGATCAGGCCAACGGCGGCTGGAGTGAAACGGGTTTCAAATCAGCCGGTTGCGAAATACGTGATAGCACAAGGCCTGTTTTATTCTGCACGACACCTTTCAATACTCCCGGCATTTTGCACGACTCAAAGCCTGGCACAGATCTAATGTGGGACATTTTTTGATCTGGTGTGATCTGGCTACCGAGACACAGCTGTGTTTGGCGTTACCCCAAACCGCCCCCGGTAATCACTCGGCGCCAGCCCGGTAATCTTTTTGAACGTTGCCCGAAACGCACTCGGGTCCTGGTAACCCACGGTCCAGGCAATGTGATCAATGGTGCCGTTGGTGAACTCGAGCATTTCCCGTGCCTTGCCAACCCGCAGGTGCTGGCAGTACTCAGTGGGTTTCAACCCGCTTGCCGCACGAAAACGCCGCAGGAAAGTGCGCTCTTCCAGCCCCGCCCGCTCGGCCATTGCCGTCAACGAGACATCGGTCGCCCCGGTGCTTTGCAGCCAATGCTGGACCTTGAGAATCGACGCATCGCCATGGTTGAGAATCGGTGAAAAATTACTGCCGCACTCGCTCGCGCTGTCGCTGTGTTCCACCATCAAAAACCGCGCCGTGCCAGTGGCGATGCTCGGTCCGAGCAAGCGGTTCACCAACCGCAATCCCAGCTCTGACCAGGCCATCAACCCGGCAGTAGTGATCAGGTCACCATCGTCGACAATCGGCGTGTCGGCCTTGAGCTTGATCGCCGGATAACGCTCGGCGAAGGCCTTGGCCGAGGTCCAGTGGGTGGTGGCGCTACGGCCATCGAGCAGGCCGCTTTCAGCCAACAAAATAGAACCCACGCAGACCCCGCCGAGGGTCGCACCGTTGGCGTGTTGCTGACGAAGCCAGCGAATCAACTCTTGGGGCGCCTGCCGCTCGGAAAAACCTCCGATCGAGGGCGGGATCAACACGGCGACCAACGCGCCGACCGGGCCAGGATGAGTGTCATAGACCCGCT
The Pseudomonas lini DNA segment above includes these coding regions:
- the clsB gene encoding cardiolipin synthase ClsB; this translates as MTGPLMEKTTIEHVSAPPPVRKPAVADVEYGWHGNNRVELLENGEEYFPRVFEALRQAQSEILLETFIVFEDKVGNELQKILIEAAQRGVRITVNLDGFGCGELSTEYLAALSNAGVRLQIFDPAPRHFGIRTNWFRRLHRKIVVVDGTIAFLGGINFSADHLADFGPEAKQDYSVEVQGPAVADIHHFALLQSGRPARAKYWWQRRRQRRAELAVSDHDGQVRLVYRDNGEHQGDIEEVYLRVLRGARHRVVIANAYFFPGYRLLREIRNAARRGVEVRLILQGQPDLRVARLAARMTYDYLLRAGVAIYEYCDRPLHGKVALVDEDWSTVGSSNLDPLSLSLNLEANVLIRDRAFNRDLFERLDELSSNHCKVMSADKAPRGRIWDMTIGFLVFHFLRHFPAWAGWLPAHKPRLKPFIHPAGSDKA
- a CDS encoding DUF3182 family protein → MTPTNRKKLVLAHSVRPHAPLHEVETNRALARWLAQVVGLEYGGSYDLELHSGRDVYLLPTQTLVGVAAARRLGVKGPEDLWGGYVDHDFICTKAISHGLLNRYAFAPEGWSSIFSERVRSVVLDGLSVFSLEDARPAAEHLLYSGPIRMKPIHACAGRGQEVIKSLDQFDAILARPDAKTLFTEGVVLEQDLTEVVTHSVGQSFIGDKVLSYCGDQYLTEDGQGDQVYGGSNLLVVQGYYEDLLALELPDDTRLAIQQAQVFDSAADEAYPGFYASRRNYDIAQGLDCDGKQRSGVLEQSWRLGGASSAEVAALQSFVNDPGLQAIRVSSVETYTDQPLPANTIEVYRGPAEHGDFLLKYVTVKSYDG
- a CDS encoding DUF72 domain-containing protein; its protein translation is MAAIHIGISGWRYTPWRGEFYPKGLTQKRELQFASRAVNSIEINGSFYALQRPERYAQWYDETPAGFVFSVKAPRFITHIKRLRDIHKPLANFFASGVLELKEKLGPILWQFPPNFKFDPQLFESFLEQLPHDTEQAAALARQHEPRLNGHASMKAYGKKPLRHAVEIRHESFVDPAFIRLLKRYNTALVIADTAGKWPYREDLTSDFVYLRLHGAEELYASGYTPQALQRWGDRIEAWYHGQQPADPQLIAPRQKPKTRRSREVFCYFDNDIKVRAPFDARRLLERLHLDKDLATAPGEPAAEGVLP
- a CDS encoding alpha/beta hydrolase family protein, producing the protein MTARSETIAIDIDDEQMSGTFLSPKSKVPGVLFVHGWGGSQERDLERAKGIAGLGCVCLTFDLRGHTGGTGIPLSRVTREDNLRDLLAAYDRLLAHPALDTSAVAVVGTSYGGYLAAILTSLRPVRWLALRVPALYRDDFWHTPKRELDKLDLRDYRSTRVHADSNRALHACSQFTGDVLLVESETDAYVPHATIMSYRAACQQTHSLTHRIIDGADHALSEPVSQQAYTSILVGWITEMVVGERLSIIQSR
- a CDS encoding GlxA family transcriptional regulator; amino-acid sequence: MGVERAVAELGVLIYPGAQMAAVHGLTDLFGVANRIAAEHQAAQLPLLRVSHWQVDGDQVPERVYDTHPGPVGALVAVLIPPSIGGFSERQAPQELIRWLRQQHANGATLGGVCVGSILLAESGLLDGRSATTHWTSAKAFAERYPAIKLKADTPIVDDGDLITTAGLMAWSELGLRLVNRLLGPSIATGTARFLMVEHSDSASECGSNFSPILNHGDASILKVQHWLQSTGATDVSLTAMAERAGLEERTFLRRFRAASGLKPTEYCQHLRVGKAREMLEFTNGTIDHIAWTVGYQDPSAFRATFKKITGLAPSDYRGRFGVTPNTAVSR
- a CDS encoding endonuclease/exonuclease/phosphatase family protein → MSIPEPVGTTDEQQPIISTVSRFTVLTVNTHKGFTALNRRFILPELREAVRSVSADVVFLQEVHGTHEHHPQRYLNWPAMPQYEFLADTLWPQFAYGRNAVYPAGDHGNALLSKFQIIRHDNLDVSIHGHENRGILHCVLRMPGDGREVHAICVHLGLRESHRKAQLKLLSQRMEELPEDAPVVVAGDFNDWRLRADALLKPCGLREVFAELHGKPARSFPARLPALRLDRIYVRDLKASHPQVLAARPWSHLSDHAPLSVEIEL
- a CDS encoding lysylphosphatidylglycerol synthase domain-containing protein; the protein is MSHSDARPAPHSDAPRKSHWHRWKKPLTMLFFLALIVLFTMLAERIEWGEVFDTLADFKVRTLIIASGVTLMSFLVYACFDLIGRTYIRQNLTWRQILPVGIISYAFNLNLSAWVGGIAMRYRLYSRLGVSKSNIAKILGLSLATNWFGYMVIAGTVFSSGLVRMPPGWKLSSGALQGVGALLLLLSAGYLAACRFSRRREWSIRGVEINLPSLHMAVLQLALGALNWSLMAAVIFTLLPSKLDYPLVLGVLLISAIAGVITHIPAGLGVLEAVFVALLQHEVSRGSLVAGLLAYRAIYFLLPLLITVVMYLVVEAKAKSLRIQKKPS